gtgggggcTTCACTTGAGCAGGGAGGGGCCTCTTGCCTCaatccccctccccacaccccaggcCACGCGTGGCGTCCCAGGGACAGGGGCCTGGGGCCTCGCCCTGCTGGACTGACGTGGAAATTGGTCAGGCAGGGCGGAGTGGGGGGAGCTCGCTGTCCTGGAGTCCTGGGCCCCCAGCTGCGAGCGGGCCCCGGCTCCGGCCGGCGGACCGCTCATTAAGGCCCTAATGACCCCTGCGTGAGCAAGAGGTGCTGACGACCAGTGCAGGGAAATGGGCCAGAAACTGCAGGATCAGCCCGGGCCGGCCACCTGCCGACCCCCTGCGGCCCTaatggcaggggagggggcaggggagacgGGCCGAGGGCCATATAAAGCGCCCAGCCCTGCGGGGCCTGCTGCATTCCAAGGTGACCAGCGGACAGGTCTGTACCCTCGGGCCGGCCGGGGCCCTgcgcggggccggggcgcgcGGGTGCCTCCTTTGCTTTGGGGTTCAGCCGGCCTGTACCCTGCCTGTCTCTCAGGTCGTCGGCTCTGCACCATGGCTCCCTGGCCGcgcctcctgcccctgctggccctgctggtcCTCTGCGGCCCGGATCCTGCCCAGGCCTTCGTCAGCCAGCACCTGTGCGGCTCTCACCTGGTGGAGGCGCTGTACCTGGTGTGCGGGGAGCGCGGCTTTTTCTACACGCCCAAGTCCCGCCGCGAGGTGGAGGAGCTGCAGGGTGAgctcacacgtgtgcacacgcacagGCACACGTGTGCAGGGCGGGcgggccctccctgcccctcacgCACACGCACCTACCCACAGAGCCCGGCCACCTGCGGACACCCGAGGCTCCCCGGGTGCGTCCTGGAGTCTAGCTCAGTGTTTGGGACTGAGAGTCCCGGCCACAGCCCCGAGGTCCACACGAGCTGCCCCCGGGGGCTGGCGACCCCCTGCCCGCTACAGATCAGGGAGGACCCAGGCCTGGGTGTTGCGGGTCGGCCCCAGCCCATCGAGCGAGGTCGGGGGAGAGGGCCGGGGTGCGGCCCCCAGGGGCCCCACTGAGTGCCGTCTTGTTCTCTCCACGGGCAGTGGGGCAGGCGGAGCTGGGCGGGGGCCCCGGCCTGCAGCCCTCGGCGCTGGAGCTGGCCCTGCAGAAGCGTGGCATCGTGGAGCAGTGTTGTACCAGCATCTGCTCGCTCTACCAGCTGGAGAACTACTGCAACTAGGGGCgcccccccgccctccccgcgcCCCGCCCAATAAACCCCTCCACGCGCCACTCgtgtgctgtgtgtctgtgtccagggCCTGGGGCGCCCTTCTCCCGCCCTCTGCAGGGTCCCCGAGCTTCCTCCTGGCTCACAGCCTCCAATCGCCCACTGCCCCAGGGTCCTGGGGTGCTGCCCGGGGAGGCTGGGCCTTGTGCGGTGACCGACAGCTGACTCCTCCTCAGGCCCCAGTGAAGTTTTGGTGGGGGCAGAGAACATTCTAGAAACTTCTCCCGCTTGGCACCAAGAGCTCTATTTTCCAGAGCTGTTTTCTGTGGCCCCTGTGGGGGGAGGAGGCTGCTCTGGGCAGGGGTCCCCTGGGGCCGGGATCAGCAAGGGACAGGAGGCTGCGAGGGTGACCTGGGTGCCACCTTCTGCCCCCGGACTGGGCAGCCCcagcacctccacccccaccctagccCCCAGCAGACACCCAAGGGACCAGCTAGGACCCGGCAAGGAGTACTGAGGCCCCATGGCCCAGCAAGCACGGGGGGCAGGCTGAGGGCCCCCCACAGGCCTGGGCGGCGGCCTGGGACCCGGCCGCACTGCCAGGGCCTCCTCCCCCCAGCTCGGCACTGGCAGGGGCCCTCAGGGCCCACAGGCCCCAGGACACGGCCACCACCCTGGGTCTCGCCCCCCGGGGCACCGGCCTGGAACCGACCGGCAGGCACGTGAGGGCCCGGACGCTGCCGGGCTGGCCGCGGCTCCAGGGGTCAGTGGGTGACCCTGGTCACCCCAAGGCCTGGCCGGCCTACCGGCCATCCGGGCCAAGCCAGCCTGAACCTCTGCTCTAAGCTCTTCCTGGGTAGGGACCCGGTGTCGCTGGACCCCTCCCCTGGTCCTTGGGACCCCTCTGGGTCACCCCCTGCCCGTGCGTCCATGGGCACCCTGGCCCAAAGGCGGTGCCGGGGCACTGGtaggccccgcccctgcagcgggggccagggctgggcaggtgggtggatggCTGGACACTGGACCCggaagaggaggggagcaggcggCCGGGCCCAGCCACTGCCGTCCATGGGAACGCTCGGCCAGTCCTGTTCGCTTGGGCACAGGCAGGGGCTGCAGCCAGAGCGGAGGTACGTGCGCTGGCTGGCCCCTGGGGGCTGGGACAAGATCGTGGGCAGGTACGGGGGGAACAGGTGGGTGCCACCCCAAGGCACCGGCCCCCTCCCTTGGGGGCTGGAGGACAGGAGTGTGGGGGAGCAGCtgccccccagggctggggctggaggggccATCCTGACCTCAAGGCCCACCCGGTGCCGCAGTTCCTGGTGGTCAGGGCCCTGGGGTGGCCACCCAAGGGGCAGGAGCGTCTCTGACCTCCCTGGGGAGGGCCAGGCTTGGTGAGAGGCTGTCCTCCCTCCAcacgtgggggtgggggagccgctCCCTCCGGCCCCCACCTTGCAGGAGGGACGGCTGCCCAGGGTGCCCCGCGCCAGCCTCCTGACCACACCAGCTGGGCCCAGGCTGGGCAGTGGGCACTCCCGGAGCCCCCGGTCAGCTGGCACGCAGCCCccggccgcccctccccagcctgcagcccctgggcccgGCCTCCTCCTGCCAGTGAGGCTCTAGTGGTCGTCAGCTGCTTCCAAACTGTGGGCCAGTGGGGCTGGGCGAGCAGCTGCTGCCCGGGGCCCTGGGTCCCGCCGGGCGGCCCACACCCACGCCCCAAGCGGTGGCCACTCCAGCTTCCCATGGGCCTACGCATGTttctgggggtggaggaggggggagc
This window of the Lepus europaeus isolate LE1 chromosome 7, mLepTim1.pri, whole genome shotgun sequence genome carries:
- the INS gene encoding insulin, which gives rise to MAPWPRLLPLLALLVLCGPDPAQAFVSQHLCGSHLVEALYLVCGERGFFYTPKSRREVEELQVGQAELGGGPGLQPSALELALQKRGIVEQCCTSICSLYQLENYCN